Sequence from the Hamadaea flava genome:
CAAGTACCGCAACCTGCGGATCTCGACGGTCATCGAGCCGGACTCGCTGCCGAACCTGATCACCAACCTCAGCTTCGCCAAGTGCGCGGAGGCCAACAGCACCGGGGCCTACGTCCAGGGTGTCCAGTACGCCCTGAACAAGCTGCACGCGCTGTCGAACGTCTACACCTACATCGACGCGGCGCACCACGCGTGGCTCGGCTGGGACAGCAACTTCGGCCCCACCGTGAACCTCTTCTACACCGTCGCCTCCGGCACCACCGCCGGGGTGAGCAGCGTGGACGGATTCATCGTCAACACCGCGAACACCTCCGCCACGGTGGAGCCGAACTTCACCGTCGGCACCACCGTGAACGGAACCTCGGTGCGTCAGTCGAAGTGGGTCGACTGGAACCAGTACGTCGACGAGCAGTCCTTCGCGATCGGACTGCGCAACGCGCTGGTGTCGAAGGGCTTCCAGTCCGGCATCGGCATGCTGATCGACACCTCCCGCAACGGCTGGGGCAACTGCGTCCAGACGCCGTGCGCCGCCGGCGGACCGGCCACCCGCCCGACGTCGGCCAGCACCTCGACCGACGTCAACACGTTCGTGAACAACTCCCGTATCGACCGCCGGATCCACGCCGGCAACTGGTGCAACCAGTCCGGTGCGGGCATGGGCTACCGGCCCACCGCCAGCCCGGCCGCGGGCCTGGACGCCTACGTCTGGATCAAGCCGCCGGGCGAGTCGGACGGCTCCAGCACGGAGATCCCGAACGACGAGGGCAAGGGCTTCGACCGGATGTGCGACCCGACCTACACCGGTAACAGCCTGAACGGCAACAACCTGTCCGGCGCCCTGCCCAACGCGCCGCTGGCGGGCCAGTGGTTCTCGGCTCAGTTCCAGCAGCTGATGGCGAACGCCTACCCGCCGCTCAGCTGATCGAGTAACGCTGCACGACGAAGGCCCCGGGCTTGCCCCGGGGCCTTCCCTCATTCTCCCAAAGAGATGGTGCGACCGAACTCGACAGACTCCAGCGCGGCGAACAGAACGCGTACCACTTGAGCTGCGAAGACCACGTCACAGGGGTGACCGGCCCCCGGAGTCTGCGCCAGCGCGAGGAGTTCGTCGACCGCGTTGCCGAACGCCTCGACGGCGCTGATGGACCCGCCCGGCACCTCGCGAACGCCGGCTTCGCCGTAGAAGACGTTGCTGAAATGGCCCGCCGCCGCCGGCGCGTGGACGGTCAGGCCCATCTCGCTCACCGCGCCGGACTCGTGGCGCAGCAGGACGTGCCCGGTCTGCCGGGTGCCGGCCACCGCCGTCACCTGGCGCACCGGGCCGAGGACCGGCAGCAGCCGCGCGAGCGCGTGCGGGCCGACGTCCCAGAGACCGCCGTGCTCGTGCCGCCACTGCGACTGCGCGTAGGGCGAGCCGGGCGTGTCGATCGCGCCGAACAGCGTGACGCGCCCCGCGAACCAGCCGCCGGTCTGCTCGGCGTCGGCGAGAGCCTCGGCGACCACCGGGTCATAGCGGTTGGTGAAGAACACGAGGTTGGCGACGCCCGTCTCGCGGGTCGCGGCCACCACGTCCTCGGCGTCCTCGATGTCCAAGGCCAGCGGCTTGTCCAACAGCAGGTGCTTGCCCGCCCGCGCGGCCCGCGCGGCCAACGGGGCCTGCACGTGCGGGGGCAGCGCCACGGCCACCGCGTCCACGTGGGCCAACAGGTCGTCGATCTGCTCGTACGCCTGGAGCCCGAACCGTTCGGCGACCGCCCCCGCCTTGGCCGGATCGCGGCCCCACACGGCGACCAGCTCCGCCCGCGGATGCGCGGCCAGCGCCGTCGCCTGAGTCTCCGTCGCCCAATATCCGGTGCCGAGAAGTCCGAAGCGCATGCCGGAAACGGTACCGGATCTCCATTAGGCTGGGACTCATGCGAGCCAAGGCGCAAATTCCATATGACGCCCTTCCCGAGGTTCCGTCGTTCGAGCTGGTCAGCGACGATCTGACCGAGGGCAAGCCGGTGCCGCTCGACTTCGTCCACACGTACGCCGGCGGCGGGAACAACATCCCGCACCTGCGCTGGTCGGGCTTCCCCGCCGAGACCGCCGGCTTCGCCGTGACCTGCTACGACCCGGACGCGCCCACCGGCAGCGGCTGGTGGCACTGGTCGGCCGTCGGCTTCCCGCCCGACGTCACGGAGATCGTCGACGGACGGCTGCCCGGCGAGGTCTTCGCCGTCCGCAACGACTTCGGCGACAAGGAGTACGGCGGCCCGTGCCCGCCGCCGGGCGACGCCCCGCACCGCTACATCTTCGCGGTGCACGCTCTGGGTTCGGTGCTGACCGACGTGGACGACGACGCCAGCCCGGCGGCGGTCGGGTTCAACCTGACGTTCGCGACGATCGCCCGCGCGACCCTCACCGCCCTCTACTCCCGCTGACAGATAGACCGGGTGACGCGCCCCCGTGGCGCGCCACCCGGACCCGTCAGTACTGCCAGCCGACCGTTGTCGAGCCGGTGCTCGAACACGGGGTGGTGTAACTGTGGTTGGAGCCGTTCTCCCAGGTCACCGCGCCACCTGAGGTGATCTTGAGGAACTTGAACTGGATCGTCGTGCACGCCGGCACGCTCGCCGTCACGTACCAGGTCGGATAGTTCGGCGCCAGCATCGGCCCGATCGCCACGGACTTGCTCGTCGACCAGTTGCCCAGTTCGGCGACGCTGCCGGAGAGATAGATGTTGTCCCCGACGCTCGTCGGCGAGGCGTTGGTGACCGTGAAGGTCACCGGCACCTGCGCCCCCGACTCGGTGACCACGTCGTAGCCGTTGCTCGTCCCACCACTCGTCGTGACGGTCACCGAGGCGGTCCCAGCCGTCACGCCGGACGGAACGGTCGCGGTGATCCGGTTCGCCGCCCAGCTGGTCGTCGACGCCGTGACGCCGCCGACCTTGAGGGTGCCGCTCGTGCCGAAGCCCCGGCCCTCGACCGTGATCGTGTTCCCGGCCCGGGTCAGCGTCGGGCCGACGCTGCCGATCTGCGGTGCACTCGGCTCAGCCGGGTGGTAGGACCACACCGCCACGTTCCCCGCGTTCAAGGTGAACGAGTTCGCCGGGTTGTTGCCGCCGGATCCACTGGTGACGGTCAGCGAGCCGCCGCCGAGCGTACCGGTGAGCTGGTCGCCGTAGGTTCCGGCGGGCAGTGCGGTGTTGAGCCCGGTGATGCTCGCCGCCGACGCGCCCTTGTTGATCGCCACGAGGACGACGTCGTTGTTGAACTTGCGCTCGTAGATGTAGACGTTGCTGTTGATCCACCGCTGCTGGTGGGTGCCCCAGGCCAGCGCCGGATTGGTCTGGCGCAGCGCCGACAGCTTCTTGACCACCTGGTACGCCGTCGTCGTCTCGCTGAAGCCGGGCATCATCGGCCGGTTCCACGGGTCGCCGCCGCCGCTGGTGTCGTTGTGCAGGTACTGCTCGGTGCCGTAGTAAAGGCACGGCGTACCCCGGACGGTCAGCATGAACGCCAGCGCCTGGTGCAGCAGCGACTGGTTGTTGTTCAGCGTCAGGAACCGCGACATGTCGTGGTTGTCGATGAAGGTGACCAGGTTTTCCTTGTACTTGTAGTCCGCGCCCGTCTTCGTGATCGCCGCGTCCAGCGCCGTCATCGAGCCGCCCGAACCGAACGCGTTGCGCATCGCGATGTTCAGGTAGAAGTCGAGCACCGAGATGCCGCTCGTGTTGGCGAACCGCACGTTGTCGTCGTAGAGCGGATCGGACTGGCTGCCCAGGTACCACTCCCCGAACAGGGTGGTGTCCTTGTGGCTGAGCACGGTGTCGGCGAAGGACTTCTGCCAGCCCGCCGTCATGTGCTTGACCGCGTCCACGCGTACGCCGTCGACCCCGCGGTCCATCCAATAGTTGGCGTCGGTCTTGAGCAGGTTGTTGATCGTGGGGTTCTGCTGCTCCAGATCGGCCAGGTCGGCGAGGTTGAGGTACTGCGTCTGGTAGCGGTCGTCCCAGTTGGTGATGCCGCCGTTGTGGTGGAAGTAGCCGTTCGGGTCGGAGACGTAGTTGCCGAGGAAGGTCCCGTTGTCGTAGAGCGCACCCGCTTCGGCGAAGGTGGCGTCGGCGGGGTTGGCCGGGCTCGTGTGGTTCGGCGCCCAGTCCATGATCACCTTGATGCCGTTGGTGTGCGCGGCCGCGATGAGCGCGTCGAACTCGGCGAGCGTACCGAAATGCTCCTCGGGCTTCTTGAAGTCGCGTGTCCAATAGCCGTGGTAGCCGGCGTTGGCGGTGCCGCTGTAGACCGCCGCCTTGTCGATGTTGTCGACGTGCGGCGAGATCCAGATCGAGGTCACCCCCATGTTCTTCAGGTACGCCAGCTTCTGCTGGATGCCGGCGAAGTCGCCGCCCCAGTAGAGCTTCCAGTTGGCCTTGGTCGAG
This genomic interval carries:
- a CDS encoding Gfo/Idh/MocA family protein; the encoded protein is MRFGLLGTGYWATETQATALAAHPRAELVAVWGRDPAKAGAVAERFGLQAYEQIDDLLAHVDAVAVALPPHVQAPLAARAARAGKHLLLDKPLALDIEDAEDVVAATRETGVANLVFFTNRYDPVVAEALADAEQTGGWFAGRVTLFGAIDTPGSPYAQSQWRHEHGGLWDVGPHALARLLPVLGPVRQVTAVAGTRQTGHVLLRHESGAVSEMGLTVHAPAAAGHFSNVFYGEAGVREVPGGSISAVEAFGNAVDELLALAQTPGAGHPCDVVFAAQVVRVLFAALESVEFGRTISLGE
- a CDS encoding YbhB/YbcL family Raf kinase inhibitor-like protein, with the protein product MGLMRAKAQIPYDALPEVPSFELVSDDLTEGKPVPLDFVHTYAGGGNNIPHLRWSGFPAETAGFAVTCYDPDAPTGSGWWHWSAVGFPPDVTEIVDGRLPGEVFAVRNDFGDKEYGGPCPPPGDAPHRYIFAVHALGSVLTDVDDDASPAAVGFNLTFATIARATLTALYSR
- a CDS encoding alpha-amylase family glycosyl hydrolase, which codes for MQRRSRLTAVLSAGVLLAALGPATSVRADAPVSNRASLKQDLCYQIATDRFFDGNTGNNNPTKSPGLYDSTKANWKLYWGGDFAGIQQKLAYLKNMGVTSIWISPHVDNIDKAAVYSGTANAGYHGYWTRDFKKPEEHFGTLAEFDALIAAAHTNGIKVIMDWAPNHTSPANPADATFAEAGALYDNGTFLGNYVSDPNGYFHHNGGITNWDDRYQTQYLNLADLADLEQQNPTINNLLKTDANYWMDRGVDGVRVDAVKHMTAGWQKSFADTVLSHKDTTLFGEWYLGSQSDPLYDDNVRFANTSGISVLDFYLNIAMRNAFGSGGSMTALDAAITKTGADYKYKENLVTFIDNHDMSRFLTLNNNQSLLHQALAFMLTVRGTPCLYYGTEQYLHNDTSGGGDPWNRPMMPGFSETTTAYQVVKKLSALRQTNPALAWGTHQQRWINSNVYIYERKFNNDVVLVAINKGASAASITGLNTALPAGTYGDQLTGTLGGGSLTVTSGSGGNNPANSFTLNAGNVAVWSYHPAEPSAPQIGSVGPTLTRAGNTITVEGRGFGTSGTLKVGGVTASTTSWAANRITATVPSGVTAGTASVTVTTSGGTSNGYDVVTESGAQVPVTFTVTNASPTSVGDNIYLSGSVAELGNWSTSKSVAIGPMLAPNYPTWYVTASVPACTTIQFKFLKITSGGAVTWENGSNHSYTTPCSSTGSTTVGWQY